A region from the Mycobacterium heidelbergense genome encodes:
- a CDS encoding ABC transporter permease → MTTQVVSDHVLDTVPAPAPAPPRRPASPWRSWLVRLASVAAAIGLWQLLTAGKVRLVLRFDTLPTVTEIVNALHRRLGTYDYWLDLAQSLIRILTGFGLAAVVGVATGVLLGRSRWFANTFGPLTELVRPVPAIAMVPVAILLFPTDEAGIVFITFLAAYFPILVSTRHAVRALPTLWEDSVRTLGGGRWDVLSRVVLPGILPGVFGGLSVGMGVAWICVISAEMISGRLGVGYRTWQDYTVLAYPQVFVGIITIGVLGFVTAAAVELVGRRVTRWLPRAQEGQR, encoded by the coding sequence ATGACTACCCAAGTGGTGTCCGACCACGTTCTGGACACGGTCCCGGCGCCCGCGCCGGCGCCACCCCGCCGGCCGGCCTCGCCGTGGCGGTCGTGGCTGGTGCGGCTGGCGTCGGTGGCCGCCGCGATCGGGCTGTGGCAGCTGCTCACCGCCGGCAAGGTGCGGCTGGTGCTGCGGTTCGACACCTTGCCCACCGTCACCGAGATCGTGAACGCGCTGCACCGCCGGCTCGGCACCTACGACTACTGGCTGGACCTGGCGCAGTCCTTGATCCGCATTCTCACCGGTTTCGGGCTGGCCGCCGTCGTCGGCGTCGCGACCGGGGTGCTGCTGGGCCGTTCCCGGTGGTTCGCCAACACCTTTGGCCCGCTGACGGAGTTGGTCAGGCCCGTTCCCGCCATCGCGATGGTGCCGGTGGCGATCCTGCTGTTCCCGACCGACGAGGCCGGGATCGTGTTCATCACCTTCCTCGCCGCGTACTTCCCGATCCTGGTCAGCACCCGGCACGCGGTGCGGGCGCTGCCCACGCTGTGGGAGGACTCGGTGCGCACCCTCGGCGGCGGCCGGTGGGACGTGCTGAGCCGGGTGGTGCTGCCGGGCATCCTGCCGGGGGTGTTCGGCGGCCTGTCGGTCGGCATGGGCGTGGCGTGGATCTGCGTGATCTCGGCGGAGATGATCTCCGGGCGGCTCGGCGTCGGCTACCGCACCTGGCAGGACTACACCGTGCTGGCCTACCCGCAGGTGTTCGTCGGCATCATCACCATCGGCGTGCTCGGGTTCGTGACGGCCGCGGCCGTCGAGCTGGTGGGCCGCCGCGTGACGCGCTGGCTGCCGCGCGCGCAGGAGGGCCAGCGATGA
- a CDS encoding GntR family transcriptional regulator, with product MAQPVPIGGPRADRARRVADVLRQQIHADAYPDGLPAELELAAEFSVSRNTIREALAVLKHEGLIDRGPKVGTHVAQRKYSHGLDALLGLKETFKNLGEVRNEVRAAMPVTAPPSVARRLRLRPGDQAVFVERLRYLGDLPLSLDLTYLAPDIGTSILDHPLETNDLFALIEQVSGQRLGSASLALEAIPADAHSAATLQVPDGAALLMLERLTSLDDGRPVDLEYIRMRGDRITMRGSLIRSKP from the coding sequence GTGGCGCAACCAGTACCGATTGGCGGGCCGCGGGCGGACCGGGCCCGCCGGGTCGCCGACGTGCTGCGCCAGCAGATCCACGCCGACGCCTACCCGGACGGGCTGCCGGCCGAGCTCGAATTGGCGGCCGAATTCTCGGTGTCCCGCAACACCATTCGCGAGGCGCTCGCCGTCCTCAAACACGAGGGACTGATCGACCGCGGCCCCAAGGTCGGCACCCACGTCGCGCAGCGCAAGTACTCCCACGGGCTCGACGCGCTGCTGGGCCTGAAGGAAACCTTCAAAAATCTCGGCGAGGTCCGCAACGAGGTGCGGGCCGCCATGCCGGTGACCGCGCCGCCCTCGGTGGCCCGCCGGTTGCGGCTGCGACCCGGCGACCAGGCGGTGTTCGTCGAGCGGCTGCGCTACCTCGGCGACCTGCCGCTCAGCCTCGACCTGACCTACCTGGCGCCGGACATCGGAACGTCGATCCTGGACCATCCGCTGGAGACCAACGATCTGTTCGCGCTCATCGAGCAGGTGAGCGGGCAGCGGCTGGGCTCGGCGTCGCTGGCGCTGGAGGCGATCCCCGCCGACGCGCACTCGGCGGCCACGCTGCAGGTGCCCGACGGGGCGGCGCTGCTGATGCTGGAGCGGCTCACCAGCCTCGACGACGGCAGACCCGTCGACCTGGAGTACATCCGGATGCGTGGCGATCGAATCACCATGCGCGGCAGCCTGATCAGGAGCAAGCCATAA
- a CDS encoding ABC transporter substrate-binding protein, translating into MKRHALRLVSAVIAVAAVATGCSLESLSQSSGVVNVVVGYQSKTINTVTAGTLLRAQGYLEHRLADITARTGTKYAVRWQDYDTGAPITAQMLAEKIDIGSMGDYPMLINGSKTQANPLARTEMVSVTGYNPKGALNMVVVAPGSSAATLADLAGAKVSASVGSAGHGTLVRALARAGITGVEVLNQQPQIGASALESGQVQGLSQFVAWPGLLVYQGKAKLLYDGAELNLPTLHGVVVRRSYASAHPEVLAAFLQAQLDATDFLNRKPLEAARIVAQGSGLPQEVVYLYNGPGGTSFDTTLKPSLADALKSDVPYLKSIGDFADLDIGKFIVDEPLRAVFAARGRNYDAARAATANPSALSGDPALASELWLDGSDATQTVANPAALLRAIADATAHGARVRAAYVPDAELGTRWFADKAAWVRDGQKFLPFGTPAGARRYLAAHPGSVAVDYQQALGGSV; encoded by the coding sequence ATGAAACGACACGCCCTCCGGCTGGTGTCGGCGGTGATCGCGGTCGCCGCGGTCGCCACCGGCTGCTCGCTGGAATCCCTTTCGCAGTCCTCCGGTGTGGTCAACGTCGTGGTGGGATACCAGTCGAAGACCATCAACACCGTCACCGCGGGCACGCTGCTGCGCGCGCAGGGCTACCTGGAGCACCGGCTCGCCGACATCACCGCCCGCACCGGCACCAAATACGCGGTGCGGTGGCAGGATTACGACACCGGCGCGCCGATCACCGCGCAGATGCTCGCCGAGAAGATCGACATCGGCTCGATGGGTGACTACCCGATGCTGATCAACGGCTCCAAGACGCAGGCCAACCCGCTGGCCCGCACCGAGATGGTGTCGGTCACCGGCTACAACCCCAAGGGCGCGCTGAACATGGTGGTGGTGGCGCCGGGTTCGTCGGCGGCCACGCTAGCCGACCTGGCCGGCGCCAAGGTCTCGGCCAGCGTGGGCTCGGCCGGCCACGGCACGCTGGTCCGCGCGCTGGCCCGGGCGGGGATCACCGGTGTCGAGGTGCTCAACCAGCAGCCGCAGATCGGCGCGTCCGCGCTGGAATCCGGCCAGGTGCAAGGGCTTTCGCAATTCGTCGCCTGGCCCGGGCTGCTGGTCTACCAGGGCAAGGCCAAACTGCTCTATGACGGGGCCGAGCTGAACCTGCCGACCCTGCACGGCGTGGTGGTGCGGCGCTCGTACGCGTCGGCCCACCCGGAGGTGCTCGCGGCGTTCCTGCAGGCGCAGCTGGACGCCACCGATTTCCTCAACCGCAAGCCGCTGGAGGCCGCCCGCATCGTCGCCCAGGGCAGCGGTCTGCCCCAGGAGGTGGTCTACCTCTACAACGGGCCCGGCGGCACGTCGTTCGACACCACGCTCAAGCCGTCGCTGGCCGACGCCCTGAAAAGCGATGTGCCCTACCTGAAGTCGATCGGCGACTTCGCCGACCTCGACATCGGGAAGTTCATCGTGGACGAGCCGCTGCGCGCGGTGTTCGCCGCCCGCGGGCGCAACTACGACGCGGCCCGGGCGGCCACCGCCAACCCGTCGGCGCTGTCCGGCGACCCCGCGCTGGCGAGCGAGCTGTGGCTGGACGGATCGGACGCGACCCAGACGGTCGCCAACCCCGCCGCCCTGCTGCGCGCGATCGCCGACGCGACCGCCCACGGCGCCAGGGTCCGCGCGGCCTACGTCCCCGACGCCGAGCTGGGCACCCGCTGGTTCGCCGACAAGGCGGCCTGGGTGCGAGACGGCCAGAAATTCCTGCCCTTCGGCACCCCGGCCGGGGCCCGTCGTTATCTCGCCGCGCATCCCGGCAGCGTCGCCGTGGATTACCAACAGGCACTGGGAGGTTCGGTATGA
- a CDS encoding ABC transporter ATP-binding protein, with protein sequence MTAMSLELDRVRLSYTGVPVIDGLSLAVRPGEILVLTGPSGCGKSTVLRALAGLLSPDGGRVLADGVEVTSTSGDRGVVFQDNALLPWRTVRSNIELALRLRGEPRATRRAAAERWIDELGLTGFGHYLPKSLSGGMRQRVQLARGLAGAPRAVMMDEPFGALDTQTRAAMQRLLIDTWRTHPTTIVFVTHDVDEALALGDRIVVLGRAGEPIRASIDVPDPRSGPPADGLRAEIIAALDHSVAA encoded by the coding sequence ATGACCGCGATGAGCCTCGAACTGGATCGGGTTCGGTTGTCCTACACCGGGGTTCCGGTGATCGACGGCCTGAGCCTGGCGGTGCGGCCGGGGGAGATCCTGGTGCTCACCGGGCCGTCGGGGTGCGGCAAGTCGACGGTGCTGCGCGCGCTGGCCGGCCTGCTGTCGCCCGACGGCGGCCGGGTGCTGGCCGACGGCGTCGAGGTCACCAGCACGTCGGGCGACCGCGGCGTGGTGTTCCAGGACAACGCGCTGCTGCCGTGGCGCACGGTGCGGTCCAACATCGAACTGGCGCTGCGGCTTCGGGGTGAGCCCCGCGCCACCCGGCGCGCGGCGGCCGAGCGCTGGATCGACGAGCTCGGGCTCACCGGCTTCGGGCACTACCTGCCCAAGAGCCTGTCCGGCGGGATGCGCCAGCGCGTCCAGCTGGCCCGCGGCCTGGCCGGCGCGCCGCGCGCGGTGATGATGGACGAGCCGTTCGGGGCGCTGGACACCCAAACCCGGGCCGCGATGCAGCGGCTGCTCATCGACACCTGGCGCACCCATCCGACCACCATCGTCTTCGTCACCCACGACGTCGACGAGGCGCTGGCGCTGGGGGACCGGATCGTCGTGCTGGGCCGCGCCGGTGAGCCGATACGCGCGTCGATCGACGTGCCCGACCCCCGAAGCGGGCCGCCCGCCGACGGGTTGCGCGCGGAAATCATTGCCGCGCTGGATCATTCGGTGGCCGCATGA
- the nusB gene encoding transcription antitermination factor NusB yields MSRPVKGRHQARKRAVDLLFEAEARGLSPAEVVDGRTALAGANPDVAPLNPYTAAAALGVAAHSAHIDDLLSSHLQGWTLDRLPAVDRAILRVAVWELLYGDDVPEPVAVDEAVQLAKELSTDESPAFVNGVLGQVMLVTPQIRAAAQAVREQGHNSGYPQGQVTT; encoded by the coding sequence GTGAGCAGGCCCGTTAAGGGGCGCCATCAGGCCCGCAAGCGTGCCGTCGACCTGTTGTTCGAGGCCGAGGCCCGCGGGCTGAGCCCGGCGGAGGTCGTCGACGGCCGTACCGCGTTGGCCGGCGCGAATCCCGATGTGGCGCCGCTCAATCCCTACACCGCCGCGGCGGCCCTCGGAGTGGCCGCGCACAGCGCTCATATCGATGACCTGCTCAGCTCGCACCTGCAGGGCTGGACGCTGGACCGGCTGCCCGCGGTGGACCGGGCGATCCTGCGGGTCGCGGTGTGGGAGCTGCTCTACGGTGACGACGTGCCGGAGCCGGTCGCCGTCGACGAGGCCGTGCAGCTGGCCAAGGAGCTGTCCACCGACGAGTCGCCGGCCTTCGTCAACGGGGTGCTGGGCCAGGTCATGCTGGTGACGCCGCAGATCCGGGCGGCTGCGCAAGCGGTCCGCGAGCAGGGGCACAATAGCGGCTACCCGCAAGGACAGGTGACGACATGA
- a CDS encoding aminotransferase class I/II-fold pyridoxal phosphate-dependent enzyme encodes MNRDSVRPRRLRVSALAAVANPSYTRLDTWNLLDDACRRLAEVDLAGLDKTHDIAKVTRLMDRIGAYERYWLYPGAANLATFRAHLESLSTVRLAEEVSLAVRLLSEYGDRTALFDTSASLAEQELVAQAKKQQFYTVLLADDAAATAPDSLAECLRALRNPADEVQYELLVVPSIEDAITAVALNGEIQAAIVRHDLPLRSRDRVPLMNTLLGCGDCDDVVADGTQDWVECAEWIRELRPHIDLYLLTDESIAAETEDEPDVYDRTFYRLNDVTDLNSTVLAGLRNRYATPFFDALRAYASAPVGQFHALPVARGASIFNSKSLQDMGEFYGRNIFMAETSTTSGGLDSLLDPHGNIRAAMNKAAVTWNANHTYFVTNGTSTANKIVVQALTRPGDIVLIDRNCHKSHHYGLVLAGAYPLYLDAYPLPQYAIYGAVSLHTIKKALLDLEAAGQLHRVRMLLLTNCTFDGVVYNPRRVMEEVLAIKPDICFLWDEAWYAFATAVPWARQRTAMVSAERLEQMLASPEYAAEYRDWATEIEGVDRSGWLDRRLLPDPARARVRVYATHSTHKSLSALRQASMIHIRDQDFKALTRDAFAEAFLTHTSTSPNQQLLASLDLARRQVDIEGFELVRNVYNMALVFRHRVRKDRLISKWFRILDESDLVPDEFRASSVSSYRQVRQGALAEWNEAWRSDQFVLDATRVTLFVGKTGMNGYDFREKILMERFGIQINKTSINSVLLIFTIGVTWSSVHYLLDVLRRIATDFERSQSVGGKDDRALQQRRVEEITEDLPHLPDFSEFDIAFRPVDAGRFGDMRSAFYAGYEESDREHVLIGNAGRRLAEGKTLVSTTFVVPYPPGFPVLVPGQVVSKEIVYFLAQLDVKEIHGYNPDLGLSVFTEAALARMEAQRNAATAAVGSAYPPFELPADASAASAASAGNGAAEATRAAR; translated from the coding sequence ATGAACCGAGACAGTGTCCGCCCGCGGCGGCTTCGCGTGTCCGCGCTCGCGGCGGTCGCCAACCCGTCGTACACGCGCCTGGACACCTGGAACCTGCTCGACGACGCGTGCCGCCGCCTCGCCGAGGTCGACCTCGCCGGCCTGGACAAGACCCACGACATCGCCAAGGTCACGCGGCTGATGGACCGCATCGGCGCCTACGAACGGTACTGGCTGTACCCGGGCGCGGCGAACCTGGCGACCTTCCGCGCCCACCTGGAAAGCCTGTCGACGGTCCGGCTCGCCGAGGAGGTGTCGCTGGCCGTGCGGCTGCTGAGCGAATACGGCGACCGGACGGCGCTGTTCGACACCTCGGCGTCGCTGGCCGAGCAGGAGCTGGTCGCGCAGGCCAAGAAGCAGCAGTTCTACACGGTGCTGCTCGCCGACGACGCCGCGGCGACGGCCCCCGACAGCCTGGCCGAATGCCTGCGGGCGCTGCGCAACCCGGCCGACGAGGTGCAGTACGAGCTGCTGGTGGTGCCCAGCATCGAGGACGCCATCACCGCGGTCGCGCTGAACGGCGAGATCCAGGCGGCGATCGTCCGCCACGACCTGCCGCTGCGGTCCCGCGACCGGGTGCCGTTGATGAACACCCTGCTGGGGTGCGGCGACTGCGACGACGTGGTGGCTGACGGCACCCAGGACTGGGTCGAGTGCGCCGAATGGATCAGGGAGCTGCGGCCGCACATCGACCTCTATCTGCTCACCGACGAGTCGATCGCCGCGGAGACCGAGGACGAGCCCGACGTCTACGACCGCACGTTCTACCGGCTCAACGACGTCACCGACCTGAACAGCACCGTGCTCGCGGGCCTGCGGAACCGTTACGCCACACCGTTTTTCGACGCCCTGCGGGCCTACGCGTCGGCTCCCGTCGGCCAATTCCACGCGCTTCCCGTCGCGCGGGGCGCCAGCATCTTCAACTCGAAGTCGTTGCAGGACATGGGCGAGTTCTACGGCCGCAACATCTTCATGGCCGAGACGTCGACCACCTCCGGCGGGCTCGACTCGCTGCTGGACCCGCACGGCAACATCAGGGCCGCGATGAACAAGGCGGCCGTGACCTGGAACGCCAACCACACCTATTTCGTCACCAACGGGACCTCGACCGCCAACAAGATCGTCGTGCAGGCCCTGACCCGCCCGGGCGACATCGTGCTCATCGACCGCAACTGCCACAAGTCGCATCACTACGGCCTGGTGCTCGCCGGGGCCTACCCGCTGTACCTGGACGCCTACCCGCTGCCGCAGTACGCGATCTACGGGGCCGTGTCGCTGCACACCATCAAGAAGGCGCTGCTGGACCTGGAGGCCGCCGGGCAGCTGCACCGGGTGCGGATGCTGCTGCTCACCAACTGCACCTTCGACGGCGTCGTCTACAACCCGCGCCGCGTGATGGAGGAGGTGCTGGCCATCAAGCCGGACATCTGCTTCCTGTGGGACGAGGCCTGGTACGCGTTCGCGACCGCGGTGCCCTGGGCCCGGCAGCGGACCGCGATGGTGTCCGCCGAGCGCCTCGAGCAGATGCTGGCGTCCCCGGAATACGCCGCGGAATACCGGGATTGGGCCACGGAGATCGAGGGGGTCGACCGGTCCGGGTGGCTCGACCGCCGGCTGCTTCCCGACCCCGCCCGCGCGCGGGTGCGGGTGTACGCGACGCACTCCACGCACAAGTCGCTGTCGGCGCTGCGGCAGGCGTCGATGATCCACATCCGCGACCAGGATTTCAAGGCGCTCACCCGCGACGCGTTCGCCGAGGCGTTTTTGACCCACACCTCGACGTCGCCCAACCAGCAGCTGCTCGCGTCGCTGGACCTGGCGCGCCGGCAGGTCGACATCGAGGGCTTCGAGCTGGTCCGCAACGTCTACAACATGGCGCTGGTCTTCCGGCACCGGGTGCGCAAGGACCGGCTGATCAGCAAGTGGTTCCGCATCCTCGACGAGTCCGACCTGGTGCCCGACGAGTTCCGGGCGTCGTCGGTCAGCTCGTACCGGCAGGTCAGGCAGGGCGCCCTGGCCGAGTGGAACGAGGCGTGGCGGTCCGACCAGTTCGTGCTGGACGCGACGCGGGTCACCCTGTTCGTCGGCAAGACCGGGATGAACGGCTACGACTTCCGCGAGAAGATCCTGATGGAGCGGTTCGGCATCCAGATCAACAAGACCTCGATCAACAGCGTGCTGCTGATCTTCACCATCGGGGTCACCTGGTCGAGCGTGCACTACCTGCTCGACGTGCTGCGGCGGATCGCGACCGACTTCGAGCGCAGCCAGAGCGTCGGCGGCAAGGACGACCGCGCGCTGCAGCAGCGCCGCGTCGAGGAGATCACCGAGGACCTGCCGCACCTGCCCGACTTCAGCGAATTCGACATCGCCTTCCGGCCCGTCGACGCCGGCAGGTTCGGCGACATGCGGTCGGCCTTCTACGCCGGATACGAGGAGTCCGACCGCGAGCACGTGCTGATCGGCAACGCCGGGCGGCGGCTGGCCGAGGGCAAGACCCTGGTGTCCACCACCTTCGTGGTGCCCTACCCGCCCGGCTTCCCGGTGCTGGTCCCGGGCCAGGTGGTGTCCAAGGAGATCGTCTATTTCCTCGCCCAGCTCGACGTCAAGGAGATCCACGGCTACAACCCCGACCTCGGGTTGTCGGTGTTCACCGAGGCGGCGCTGGCGCGCATGGAGGCCCAGCGGAACGCGGCGACGGCCGCGGTCGGGTCCGCGTACCCGCCTTTCGAGCTGCCCGCCGATGCGTCCGCTGCCTCCGCTGCCTCCGCCGGGAATGGGGCCGCCGAGGCTACGCGGGCCGCCCGTTGA
- a CDS encoding FAD-dependent oxidoreductase: MDTQVLVVGAGPTGLTLALDLARRGIDVRVVDRAERFPPGSRGDGLQPRTLEVFEDLGVLDEVFAAGIAEPPMRIYDGGSVVWEGRMAEPEPPRPDTPYPNAWFVPQWRTEEILRSALSGHGVDVRLGAEAVAVEQDAAAVTVRLRTGETLRAAYLVGADGGRSTVRRRLGIPFLGATDERVRMLLADVRVEGLDHDHGHGWMLDGSFFGFTPLAGGADTFVLSTMAPGVEPSLPGLQATLDAVSRRTDVRLRELTWSTVWRSNVRMAQRFRAGRAFLAGDAAHVHPPTGGQGLNTGVQDAYNLGWKLAAALTKAAPDAEALLDSYQAERLPVAARVLGISTELMDKAVRGSDDALERGEHTRQLDLSYRDGPLTLDDGCSATLSAGDRAPDAPGPRANGDPARLFTLFAGPHWTLLRFGGDAPSLDHGAVRSHRVGGDPHVQRAYRLRDGAAVLVRPDGHIGAITTRQAALEAYADRLLPHGSSAHPDRKGGFSAKVAQ, from the coding sequence ATGGACACACAGGTGCTCGTCGTCGGGGCCGGGCCTACCGGGCTCACCCTGGCTCTCGACCTGGCCCGCCGCGGAATCGACGTCCGCGTCGTCGACCGGGCGGAGCGGTTCCCGCCCGGCTCCCGCGGTGACGGCCTGCAGCCGCGCACGCTGGAGGTCTTCGAAGACCTCGGCGTCCTCGACGAGGTGTTCGCCGCCGGCATCGCCGAGCCGCCGATGCGCATCTACGACGGCGGGTCGGTGGTGTGGGAAGGCCGGATGGCCGAGCCGGAGCCGCCCCGCCCGGACACGCCCTACCCGAACGCCTGGTTCGTGCCGCAGTGGCGCACCGAGGAGATCCTGCGGTCCGCGCTGTCGGGCCACGGCGTCGACGTGCGGCTGGGCGCCGAGGCGGTGGCGGTCGAGCAGGACGCGGCCGCGGTGACGGTTCGCCTGCGCACCGGCGAGACGCTGCGGGCCGCCTACCTGGTCGGCGCGGACGGCGGGCGCAGCACGGTGCGCCGTCGGCTGGGGATCCCCTTCCTCGGCGCGACCGACGAGCGGGTGCGCATGCTGCTGGCCGACGTGCGCGTCGAGGGCCTGGACCACGACCACGGGCACGGCTGGATGCTGGACGGCTCCTTCTTCGGCTTCACCCCGCTTGCCGGGGGCGCCGACACCTTCGTGCTGAGCACCATGGCGCCCGGCGTGGAGCCGAGCCTGCCCGGGCTGCAGGCCACCCTGGACGCCGTGTCGCGGCGCACCGACGTCCGGTTGCGCGAGCTGACGTGGTCCACCGTATGGCGGTCGAATGTGCGCATGGCGCAACGGTTTCGGGCCGGACGGGCGTTCCTGGCCGGCGACGCGGCGCACGTGCACCCGCCGACCGGGGGGCAGGGGCTCAACACCGGCGTGCAGGACGCCTACAACCTCGGCTGGAAGCTGGCCGCCGCGCTGACAAAGGCTGCCCCGGATGCCGAGGCGCTGCTGGACAGCTACCAGGCCGAGCGGCTTCCCGTCGCCGCCCGGGTGCTCGGGATCAGCACCGAGCTGATGGACAAGGCCGTGCGCGGCAGCGACGACGCGCTCGAGCGCGGCGAACACACCCGGCAACTGGACCTGAGCTACCGCGACGGGCCGCTCACCCTCGACGACGGTTGCAGCGCCACGCTTTCCGCCGGTGACCGCGCGCCCGACGCGCCAGGCCCGCGGGCAAACGGTGACCCGGCGCGGCTGTTCACGCTGTTCGCCGGCCCCCACTGGACGCTGCTGCGCTTCGGCGGCGACGCGCCGAGCCTGGACCACGGCGCGGTCCGCTCCCACCGGGTCGGCGGCGACCCGCACGTCCAGCGGGCCTATCGGCTCCGGGACGGCGCGGCCGTGCTCGTCCGCCCGGATGGCCACATCGGCGCCATCACCACCCGCCAGGCCGCGCTGGAGGCCTACGCGGACCGGCTGCTGCCCCACGGAAGTTCCGCTCATCCGGATCGCAAAGGCGGCTTCTCCGCCAAAGTGGCGCAATAG
- a CDS encoding 4Fe-4S dicluster domain-containing protein encodes MTLVNHRADVPVTIDESLCIDGCTLCVEVCPLDALAIDPDTGKAFMHVDECWYCGPCAARCPTGAVTVNMPYLLR; translated from the coding sequence ATAACGCTGGTCAACCACCGCGCCGACGTGCCCGTGACGATCGACGAGTCGCTGTGCATCGACGGCTGCACCCTGTGTGTCGAGGTCTGTCCGCTGGACGCGCTGGCCATCGATCCCGACACCGGCAAGGCCTTCATGCACGTCGACGAATGCTGGTACTGCGGGCCGTGCGCGGCCCGCTGCCCGACGGGCGCCGTCACGGTCAACATGCCCTATCTCCTCCGCTGA
- the efp gene encoding elongation factor P, whose amino-acid sequence MATTADFKNGLVLAIDGQLWQIVEFQHVKPGKGPAFVRTKLKNVLSGKVVDKTYNAGVKVDTATVDRRDATYLYRDGSDFVFMDSADYEQHPLPESLVGDAARFLLEGLPVQVAFHNGAPLYLELPVTVELVVTHTEPGLQGDRSSAGTKPATVETGAELQVPLFINTGDKLKVDSRDGSYLGRVNA is encoded by the coding sequence GTGGCAACGACTGCCGACTTCAAGAACGGACTGGTGCTGGCGATCGACGGCCAGCTGTGGCAGATCGTCGAGTTTCAGCACGTCAAACCGGGCAAGGGCCCGGCGTTCGTGCGCACCAAGCTCAAGAACGTGCTCTCGGGCAAGGTCGTCGACAAGACGTACAACGCCGGGGTGAAGGTGGACACCGCCACCGTCGACCGCCGCGATGCCACCTACCTGTACCGCGACGGCTCCGACTTCGTGTTCATGGACAGCGCGGACTACGAGCAGCACCCGCTGCCGGAGTCGCTGGTCGGCGACGCCGCCCGCTTCCTGCTGGAGGGGCTGCCCGTGCAGGTGGCGTTCCACAACGGTGCGCCGCTGTACCTCGAGCTGCCGGTGACCGTCGAACTCGTGGTCACCCACACCGAGCCTGGCCTGCAGGGCGACCGGTCCAGCGCGGGCACCAAGCCGGCGACCGTGGAGACCGGTGCCGAGCTCCAGGTGCCGTTGTTCATCAACACCGGCGACAAGCTGAAGGTGGACTCCCGTGACGGCAGCTACCTGGGACGCGTCAACGCGTGA
- a CDS encoding TetR/AcrR family transcriptional regulator, with the protein MKRVERAAGTEAALKEAARRVFAQKGYLNTKITDITAEAGRAAGSFYNHFGGKEDLLRGLLADLLAESDRDVAAADSRHSGDFTDRAAVRWHVAAYWRFHTRHAVVLTALRQAALVNAEFGAQVQAIMDRDIGHIRDHLDPITAAGRTLPARPDVVLAMFAGLLDGFGSHWRVSGGRFGDGHVDDDEAIDALTDFVYRALNGRPA; encoded by the coding sequence GTGAAACGCGTGGAACGGGCCGCCGGCACCGAGGCCGCGCTCAAGGAGGCCGCCCGGCGGGTGTTCGCGCAGAAGGGCTACCTGAACACCAAGATCACCGACATCACCGCCGAGGCGGGCCGGGCCGCCGGATCGTTCTACAACCACTTCGGCGGCAAGGAAGACCTGCTCAGGGGGCTGCTGGCGGACCTGCTCGCCGAGAGCGACCGGGATGTCGCCGCCGCGGACTCCCGGCACAGCGGGGACTTCACCGACCGCGCCGCCGTGCGCTGGCATGTCGCGGCATACTGGCGCTTCCACACCCGCCACGCCGTGGTGCTGACCGCGCTCCGCCAGGCGGCGCTGGTGAACGCCGAGTTCGGCGCCCAGGTGCAGGCCATCATGGACCGCGACATCGGCCACATTCGCGACCACCTCGACCCCATCACCGCCGCCGGCCGCACGCTGCCGGCCCGCCCGGACGTAGTCCTGGCGATGTTCGCCGGGTTGCTGGACGGATTCGGGTCACACTGGCGGGTTTCGGGCGGCCGGTTCGGCGACGGCCACGTCGACGACGACGAGGCGATCGACGCGCTGACCGATTTCGTCTACCGCGCGCTCAACGGGCGGCCCGCGTAG